A stretch of Gemmatimonas sp. DNA encodes these proteins:
- a CDS encoding serine hydrolase domain-containing protein, producing MTTRHHFRIYTAFLFSLLTVAPNAHTQSIAPAPGTLATNAEVLAAERLFSAWMEGQLAFRGIPGVAVGVVYDQQLVWSQGFGFADVKNRVPMTPQVKFRIASHSKMFAAIAIMQLREEGKIRLDDPVEKYLPWFKAKPAGDDDGVITIEQLLSHTSGLQREAGDHWTTFNFPTEEELKRLYSDRQAAFAPNVRWKYSNLAFAVAGLVVEQITGQKWAAYVQQQMLTPLGMSATSVDQNVLGLTVPYMRRLPDGSRDVLPFVDARGMAAATGMSSNVDDLAKFVSAQFRRGTRAGAQILSTGSWREMHRVRAVDETWQSGSGLGFDFIRVDNRTWVGHGGGYPGNTTHTLFQLNDKVGVIVLTNTNDSDPRQIAEQLIATVGAAVAKAAPARAQTVAWDPSWARFAGWYRSAMGDSRVVLLNDKLAMISPTSTTIGTPSSLEPLGGGRFRLMAPGGGSAIGEVVRFVEENGAVTRMYVGDGYQTRLR from the coding sequence ACGGCGTTCCTCTTCTCGCTACTGACGGTCGCGCCGAACGCGCACACACAGAGTATCGCACCGGCGCCTGGCACGCTGGCCACGAACGCCGAGGTACTCGCTGCCGAACGGCTCTTCTCGGCATGGATGGAAGGACAGCTCGCTTTCCGCGGGATACCCGGTGTCGCCGTGGGCGTAGTGTACGACCAACAGCTGGTGTGGTCGCAAGGCTTCGGCTTCGCCGATGTGAAGAACCGTGTGCCCATGACACCGCAGGTGAAATTCCGCATCGCGTCGCACAGCAAGATGTTCGCGGCGATTGCGATCATGCAGCTGCGCGAAGAAGGGAAAATTCGACTCGACGATCCCGTCGAGAAGTATCTACCCTGGTTCAAGGCGAAGCCGGCGGGTGATGACGATGGCGTCATCACCATCGAACAGCTGCTGTCACACACGTCCGGATTGCAGCGTGAGGCCGGTGATCACTGGACGACCTTCAACTTCCCTACGGAAGAGGAACTCAAGCGACTGTACAGCGACCGTCAGGCGGCGTTCGCCCCGAACGTGCGATGGAAGTATTCCAATCTGGCATTCGCCGTGGCCGGGCTGGTGGTCGAGCAGATCACCGGACAGAAATGGGCGGCGTACGTGCAGCAGCAAATGCTCACGCCACTCGGGATGAGCGCCACCAGCGTCGATCAGAATGTGTTGGGACTTACCGTACCGTACATGCGTCGCCTGCCCGACGGATCGCGCGATGTGCTGCCCTTCGTGGACGCGCGCGGGATGGCGGCCGCCACGGGCATGTCATCGAACGTGGACGATCTCGCGAAGTTCGTCTCGGCGCAGTTCCGACGTGGCACTCGCGCCGGCGCGCAGATTCTCAGCACGGGTTCATGGCGCGAGATGCATCGCGTGCGGGCCGTGGATGAAACGTGGCAGAGTGGCAGTGGGCTGGGCTTCGACTTCATCCGTGTCGACAACCGCACCTGGGTCGGCCACGGCGGTGGCTATCCGGGCAATACGACACACACGCTCTTTCAGCTGAACGACAAAGTTGGCGTCATTGTCCTCACGAACACCAACGACTCCGATCCGCGGCAGATCGCCGAGCAGCTCATCGCGACGGTCGGGGCGGCCGTCGCGAAAGCCGCGCCAGCGCGAGCGCAGACTGTGGCGTGGGATCCATCGTGGGCGCGCTTTGCCGGGTGGTATCGCAGCGCGATGGGCGACTCGCGGGTGGTGCTGCTGAACGACAAGCTGGCCATGATCTCGCCCACGTCGACCACCATCGGCACGCCGTCCTCCCTCGAGCCACTCGGTGGCGGCCGCTTTCGCCTCATGGCACCCGGCGGCGGCAGCGCCATTGGAGAGGTGGTGCGCTTTGTTGAGGAGAACGGCGCGGTGACCCGCATGTATGTCGGCGACGGATATCAAACGCGTCTGCGATAG
- a CDS encoding ferritin-like domain-containing protein has protein sequence MELASLHELYVEGLRDLYSAEHQILKALPKLHKGATNPKVKDAFATHLAQTEEHVLRLEEIFTELGISPKGKHCKGMEGLVAEGADLLKEDANPEVLDAGLISSAQHVEHYEMAGYGTARTYAQLLGFSKQAELLQQTLDEEQATDLLLTELALSVNVDAIVPDEEAAEKSR, from the coding sequence ATGGAACTCGCATCACTGCACGAGCTGTACGTTGAAGGACTTCGCGACCTGTACAGTGCCGAGCATCAGATCCTGAAGGCGTTGCCCAAGTTGCATAAAGGCGCGACCAATCCGAAAGTCAAAGACGCGTTCGCCACGCACCTCGCGCAGACCGAAGAGCATGTCCTTCGGCTGGAAGAGATCTTCACCGAGCTCGGTATCAGCCCGAAGGGAAAGCATTGTAAGGGTATGGAAGGGCTCGTGGCCGAAGGAGCCGATCTCCTCAAGGAAGATGCGAATCCCGAGGTGCTCGACGCTGGTCTGATCTCGAGTGCTCAGCATGTCGAGCACTACGAGATGGCCGGGTACGGCACCGCGCGTACGTATGCGCAGCTACTCGGCTTTTCGAAACAGGCTGAACTGCTGCAGCAGACGCTCGATGAAGAGCAGGCCACCGATCTGTTGTTGACCGAACTCGCGCTCTCTGTGAACGTCGATGCCATCGTGCCTGACGAGGAAGCAGCAGAGAAGTCGCGATGA
- a CDS encoding TA system VapC family ribonuclease toxin, whose amino-acid sequence MRALLDVNVLIALFDADHISHHAAVGWFSANAVNGWASCPITQNGCVRIMSHPGYPGAHAVVDIVAKLRRASLESVHEFWADDVSVLDDQLIDTTRIHGPRQLTDVYLLALAVRHGGALVTFDRSIAVDAVRGASAASLVVL is encoded by the coding sequence ATGCGCGCGTTGCTCGATGTGAACGTGCTGATCGCGCTGTTTGATGCGGATCACATCTCGCACCACGCCGCTGTCGGCTGGTTTTCGGCGAATGCGGTCAATGGCTGGGCCTCGTGTCCCATCACGCAGAACGGGTGTGTGCGAATCATGAGTCATCCGGGCTACCCCGGCGCACATGCCGTCGTGGACATCGTCGCGAAGCTGCGTCGTGCAAGCCTCGAGTCCGTTCATGAGTTTTGGGCTGACGACGTCAGCGTACTCGACGATCAGTTGATCGACACCACTCGCATTCACGGACCGCGGCAATTGACCGATGTCTACTTGCTGGCGCTTGCTGTGCGCCACGGCGGTGCACTGGTCACGTTCGACCGATCGATTGCCGTCGACGCCGTACGCGGGGCCTCCGCCGCCTCGTTGGTCGTGCTCTGA
- a CDS encoding DUF4256 domain-containing protein: MNAKERDAPLHALQARFERHMHRHPGVLWADVLARLDAKPAALLSLRKMEETGGEPDVVRIDDTSAGYTFCDCAPESPFGRRSCCYDQRALDSRKENKPATSAMAMAADMGIELLTEAQYRALQQLGEFDLKTSSWISTPSPIRKLGGALFCDRRYDSVFVYHNGASSYYAARGFRGVLRI; the protein is encoded by the coding sequence ATGAACGCAAAAGAGCGGGACGCCCCTCTACACGCCCTGCAGGCGCGATTCGAGCGCCACATGCACCGTCATCCCGGCGTCTTGTGGGCGGACGTGCTGGCCAGACTCGACGCCAAGCCCGCCGCCTTGCTCTCGTTGCGCAAGATGGAGGAGACCGGCGGCGAGCCTGATGTGGTGCGCATCGACGACACGTCCGCCGGATACACATTCTGCGATTGCGCGCCGGAAAGCCCATTCGGTCGCCGGAGCTGCTGCTACGACCAGCGAGCGCTCGACTCCCGGAAGGAGAACAAACCGGCCACCAGCGCCATGGCGATGGCCGCCGACATGGGCATCGAGCTACTCACGGAAGCGCAGTACCGCGCCCTTCAGCAGCTGGGCGAATTCGATCTCAAAACGTCGAGCTGGATCAGCACGCCGAGCCCTATTCGCAAGCTCGGCGGTGCCCTCTTCTGTGATCGTCGGTACGACTCCGTGTTCGTGTACCACAACGGCGCCTCGTCGTACTACGCCGCGCGAGGATTCCGCGGCGTGCTGCGGATCTGA
- a CDS encoding DUF3300 domain-containing protein, translating into MSRASYVPLLALSLATAAPLAPLTAQVVVPQLNTTFDATRYSESQLDNLVGPIALYPDALLAQVLVAATFPDQVADAAQWVREHGTAAIDDQPWDVSVKSVAHYQSALNMMADKGDWTATLGRAYAYQSSEVMAAVQRMRRLADTQGNLVTTSQQQVVRESNNYVIVPAQPRVIYVPVYDPVLVYTRPIFATGFSSRYWSFGVGFPIGGWLNYDLDWGRSSVYYNGWDDRYVAWGGGWRARSWPFIQVTNIYISPRYRDVYVNRDIRYRVVDYRNVDRYAGYHRDVYFDSRRDGNRDGYRDGYRDGRGDGRGDGRTREVTNGVSIYRTAQPRSEGGSASPEGYRNGLPQRDADRRDEGRSDATRGDANRGGSRGNGVMLGQPMATERRREPMAPTVTADTRSSESRGNESGGNESRGNEARGNDARRGEGRVERAPQPRGPEREARQAPPPSAPQSAPQARSPEPRSAPTRAAQPRNPSDGNRGSRERRGQ; encoded by the coding sequence ATGTCCCGTGCTTCGTACGTCCCACTGCTGGCGCTGTCACTGGCCACCGCTGCTCCCCTCGCGCCGCTCACCGCGCAGGTCGTTGTGCCGCAGCTGAACACCACGTTCGACGCGACGCGGTATTCAGAGAGCCAGCTCGACAATCTGGTTGGTCCGATTGCCTTGTACCCGGACGCGCTGCTGGCGCAGGTACTGGTGGCCGCCACCTTTCCCGATCAGGTCGCGGACGCGGCACAGTGGGTCCGTGAGCACGGTACGGCTGCCATCGACGATCAGCCCTGGGATGTGAGCGTAAAATCGGTCGCCCATTATCAGTCGGCGCTCAACATGATGGCCGACAAGGGCGACTGGACAGCCACACTCGGTCGAGCGTACGCGTATCAGTCGAGCGAGGTCATGGCGGCCGTGCAGCGCATGCGTCGCCTGGCCGATACGCAGGGCAATTTGGTGACGACATCACAGCAGCAGGTGGTGCGCGAGTCGAACAATTATGTCATTGTGCCGGCGCAGCCGCGGGTGATCTACGTGCCGGTGTACGACCCCGTGCTGGTGTATACGCGACCGATTTTTGCCACCGGATTCTCCAGCCGGTATTGGTCGTTCGGTGTGGGTTTCCCCATCGGTGGCTGGCTGAACTACGATCTCGACTGGGGTCGCAGCTCGGTGTACTACAACGGCTGGGATGACCGGTATGTAGCGTGGGGCGGTGGATGGCGCGCGCGTTCGTGGCCGTTCATCCAGGTTACAAACATCTACATCAGCCCGCGCTACCGCGATGTGTACGTGAATCGCGACATCCGCTATCGCGTGGTCGATTACCGCAACGTGGATCGCTATGCCGGCTATCACCGCGACGTGTACTTCGACTCGCGTCGTGATGGCAATCGCGATGGATACCGCGATGGATACCGCGATGGACGCGGCGATGGACGCGGCGATGGACGCACGCGTGAGGTCACCAACGGCGTGAGCATCTACCGCACCGCGCAGCCGCGTTCGGAAGGCGGTTCGGCATCGCCGGAGGGATATCGCAACGGACTGCCGCAACGTGACGCGGACCGGCGCGACGAAGGTCGGAGTGACGCGACACGAGGTGATGCGAATCGTGGTGGATCGCGCGGCAACGGCGTGATGCTGGGGCAGCCGATGGCGACCGAACGTCGGCGAGAGCCGATGGCACCAACGGTGACGGCGGATACACGGTCGAGCGAGTCGCGTGGCAACGAGTCGGGTGGCAACGAGTCGCGTGGCAACGAGGCGCGTGGCAACGACGCACGTCGGGGCGAGGGCCGGGTCGAGCGTGCTCCGCAGCCACGTGGACCAGAGCGCGAGGCTCGGCAGGCGCCACCGCCGTCCGCACCGCAATCGGCACCGCAGGCCCGCTCGCCGGAGCCGCGCAGTGCTCCGACGCGTGCGGCGCAGCCAAGGAATCCGTCCGACGGCAACCGTGGCAGCCGCGAGCGCCGGGGACAGTAG